One Chaetodon trifascialis isolate fChaTrf1 chromosome 12, fChaTrf1.hap1, whole genome shotgun sequence DNA window includes the following coding sequences:
- the usp9 gene encoding ubiquitin carboxyl-terminal hydrolase 9X isoform X4 gives MTATTRGSPVGGNDSQGQGQAPDAQSQPPLPQNQTSSPNSSNENSPVSPPDEQGQGDGPPQLEEEEPAFPHTDLAKLDDMINRPRWVVPVLPKGELEVLLEAAIDLSKKGLDVKCEACQRFFRDGLTISFTKILTDEAVSGWKFEIHRCIINNTHRLVELCVAKLSQDWFPLLELLAMATNPHCKFHIYNGTRPSETVPAGAQLADDELFARPPDPRSPKGWLVDLINKFGTLNGFQMLHDRFMSGQALNVQIIAALIKPFGQCYEFLTLHTVKKYFLPVIEMVPQFLENLTDEELKKEAKNEAKNDALSMIIKSLKNLASRVPGQEETVKNLEIFRLKMILRLLQISSFNGKMNALNEVNKVISSVSYYTHRHNPEEEEWLTAERMAEWIQQNHILSIVLRDSLHQPQYVEKLEKILRFVIKEKALTMQDLDNIWAAQAGKHEAIVKNVHDLLAKLAWDFSPEQLDHLFDCFKASWTNASKKQREKLLELIRRLAEDDKDGVMAHKVLNLLWNLAHSDDVPVDIMDQALSAHIKILDYSCSQDRDTQKIQWIDRFIEELRTNDKWVIPALKQIREICSLFGEAPQNLSQTQRSPHVFYRHDLINQLQHNHALVTLVAENLSAYMETMRQFSKEEQAEFDPQTVRPGSRYSHVQEVQERLNFLRFLLKDGQLWLCAPQAKQIWKCLAENAVFLCDREACFKWYSKLMGDEPDLDPDINKDFFENNVLQLDPSLLTENGMKCFERFFKAVNCREGKLVAKRRAYMMDDLELIGLDYLWRVVIQGSDDIASRAIDLLKEIYTNLGPKLQVNQVEIHEDFIQSCFDRLKASYDTLCVLDGDKDSINCARQEAIRMVRVLTVLKEYINECDSDYHEERTILPMSRAFRGKHITLIVRFPNQGRQVDDLDIWSHTNDTIGSVRRGILNRIKANAAHTKIELFIGGEVVDPADDRKLIGQLNLKDKTLITAKLTQVSANMPSSPDSSSDSSTGSPGNHGNHYSDGPNPEVESCLPGVIMSLHLRYISFLWQVADLGCNLNMPLLRDGARVLMKLMPPDNTTVENLRAVCLDHAKLGENSLSPSLDSRFFGPSPSQVLYLIEVVYALLMPASATLGEDASDFQYNFLKSGGLPLVLSMLTRNNFLPSADMETRRGAYLNALKIAKLLLTAVGFGHVKAVAEACQPNAEGNIPVSPINQATHDQALVLQSALQNIPNPASECMLRNVAIRLAQQISDEVTENNFFQASKYIPDICVIRAVQKIVWASGCGTVQLVFSSNEEISKIYEKTNAAKEPDGEDEQVCCEALEVMTLCFALMPTALDTLSKEKAWQTFIIDLLLHCHSKSVRQMAQEQFFLMATRCCMGHRPLLFFITLLFTVLGSTAKERAKHAGDYFTLLRHLLNYAYNSNINLPNAEVLLNNEIDWLKRIRDEVKRTGETGVEETILEGHLGVTKELLAFQTPEKKYYIGCEKGGANLIKELIDDFIFPASNVYLQYMKSGEFPTEQAIPVCSTPASINAGFELLVALAVGCVRNLKQIVDTLTDMYYLGCETLTEWEYLPPVGPRPNKGFVGLKNAGATCYMNSVIQQLYMIPPIRNGILAIEGTGTDVDDDMSGDEKQENESNVDPRDEVFSYHHQFDDKPSSKSEDRKEYNIGVLRHLQVIFGHLAASRLQYYVPRGFWKQFRLWGEPVNLREQHDALEFFNSLVDSLDEALKALGHPAMLSKVLGGSFADQKICQGCPHRYECEESFTTLNVDIRNHQNLLDSMEQYVKGDLLEGANAYHCEKCNKKVDTVKRLLIKKLPPVLAIQLKRFDYDWERECAIKFNDYFEFPRELDMEPYTVAGVAKLEGDDVNPENQVIQQNEPSEPTPPGSSKYRLVGVLVHSGQASGGHYYSYIIQRNGGDGEKNRWYKFDDGDVTECKMDDEEEMKNQCFGGEYMGEVFDHMMKRMSYRRQKRWWNAYILFYERMDSLDKDSELVKYISELTISSTKPHQVKMPGVIECSVRKQNVQFMHNRMQYSLEYFQFIKKLLTCNSVYLNPPPGQDHLLPEAEEIAMISAQLAARFLFSTGFHTKKVVRGPASDWYDALCILLRHSKNVRYWFAHNVLFAYPNRFSEYLLECPSAEVRGAFAKLIVFIAHFSLQDGPCPSPTASPGPSAQGCDNLSLSDHLLRAVLNLLRREVSEHGRHLQQYFNLFVMYANLGLAEKTQLLKLNVPATFMLVALDEGPGPPIKYQYAELGKLYTVVSQLVRCCDVSSRMQSSINGNPPLPNPYGDTNLTAPVMPVQQLVAEILFVRTSYVKKIIEDCSNSEETVKLLRFSCWENPQFSSTVLSELLWQVAYSYTYELRPYLDLLLQILLIEDSWQTHRIHNVLKGIPDDRDGLFDTIQRSKNHYQKRAYQCIKCMVALFSNCSVAYQILQSNGDLKRKWTWAVEWLGDELERRPYTGNPQYTYNNWSPPVQSNETSNGYFLERSHSARMTLAKACELCPEELKCTQGIPGKEPDEQEAPDDQDSSPPEDTSLYPHSPGTTQFQQNNHPHGQPYTGPAAQHMNNPQRPGPASAPTPGPTQTPAPAPGPTPGPGPRAQENWESTEEVAPAPTSTPAPAPPKE, from the exons ATGACGGCCACCACGCGTGGCTCTCCGGTGGGGGGCAATGACAGTCAGGGCCAAGGCCAGGCACCTGATGCTCAGAGCCAACCCCCACTGCCACAAAACCAG ACATCATCTCCGAACTCATCTAATGAGAACTCTCCAGTGAGCCCACCAGATGAGCAGGGCCAGGGGGATGGACCCCCtcagctggaagaggaggagcccGCCTTTCCTCACACTGACCTAGCCAAGCTGGATGACATGATCAACAG GCCTCGTTGGGTCGTTCCAGTTTTGCCAAAAGGGGAGTTAGAAGTCCTCTTGGAAGCTGCTATAGACCTGAGTAAAAAAG GACTGGATGTGAAGTGTGAGGCATGTCAGAGGTTTTTCAGAGATGGTCTGACCATCTCCTTCACAAAGATCCTGACAGACGAGGCTGTCAGTGGCTGGAAGTTTGAGATCCAT AGGTGCATCATAAATAACACACACCGGTTGGTGGAGCTGTGTGTGGCCAAGCTCTCTCAGGACTGGTTCCCTCTACTGGAGCTGCTGGCCATGGCCACCAACCCTCACTGCAAGTTCCACATCTACAATGGCACACGGCCCTCCGAGACTGTCCCTGCTGGAGCACAGCTGGCCGACGATGAGCTCTTCGCCCGACCACCAGATCCACGCTCTCCTAAG GGCTGGTTGGTGGACTTAATAAACAAATTTGGCACGTTAAACGGGTTTCAAATGTTGCACGATCGCTTCATGAGTGGCCAAGCACTGAACGTCCAGATCATCGCTGCACTTATCAA GCCTTTTGGCCAGTGTTATGAGTTCCTCACATTGCACACGGTAAAGAAGTACTTCCTTCCAGTCATCGAGATGGTTCCTCAGTTTCTAGAGAATCTCACAGatgaggagctgaagaaagagGCCAAGAATGAAGCCAAAAACGACGCACTGTCCATGATAATCAAGTCTCTGAAGAATCTGGCTTCTCGCGTACCAGGGCAGGAGGAGACCGTGAAGAATTTAGAGATTTTTAGATTAAAAATGATTCTTAG GTTATTGcaaatttcttcttttaatggCAAAATGAATGCACTAAATGAAGTGAACAAGGTGATCTCCAGTGTGTCCTACTACACTCATCGACATAAccctgaagaggaggaatggCTGACTGCAGAGCGCATGGCG GAGTGGATCCAGCAGAACCACATCCTGTCCATTGTGCTGAGGGACAGTTTGCACCAGCCGCAGTACGTAGAGAAACTGGAGAAGATCCTTCGCTTTGTTATCAAAGAGAAAGCGCTTACAATGCAGGATCTGGACAACATCTGGGCTGCACAG GCTGGTAAGCATGAGGCCATTGTGAAGAATGTCCATGACCTCCTGGCCAAGCTGGCGTGGGACTTCTCACCCGAGCAGCTTGATCACCTTTTTGACTGCTTCAAG gCAAGCTGGACCAATGCCAGCAAAAAGCAGCGTGAAAAACTGCTGGAGCTCATCCGGCGCTTGGCTGAGGATGATAAGGATGGGGTGATGGCCCACAAGGTCCTGAACCTGCTGTGGAACCTGGCACACAGTGATGATGTGCCTGTAGACATCATGGACCAGGCTCTTAGTGCTCACATCAAGATATTGGATTACAGTTGCTCCCAG gacagagacacacagaagatTCAGTGGATAGATCGCTTCATAGAAGAGTTGCGAACCAATGACAAATGGGTGATCCCTGCCCTGAAGCAAATCAGAGAAATCTGTAGCCTCTTTGGAGAAGCCCCTCAAAACCTTAG TCAAACCCAGAGAAGTCCTCATGTATTTTACCGCCATGACCTGATCAACCAGTTGCAGCATAACCACGCTTTGGTCACCCTAGTGGCTGAGAACCTCTCAGCCTACATGGAGACCATGAGGCAGTTCTCCAAAG AAGAACAAGCTGAGTTTGACCCCCAGACAGTCAGGCCAGGAAGCCGCTACAGCCATGTCCAGGAGGTACAGGAGCGACTCAACTTCCTGAG gTTCCTGCTAAAGGATGGTCAGCTATGGTTGTGTGCCCCTCAGGCCAAGCAGATCTGGAAGTGTCTGGCTGAGAatgcagtgtttctctgtgacCGTGAGGCCTGCTTCAAATG GTACTCCAAGCTGATGGGTGATGAGCCAGACCTGGACCCAGACATCAATAAGGACTTCTTTGAGAACAACGTTCTGCAGTTGGACCCATCTCTGCTGACGGAGAATggcatgaagtgctttgagaggTTCTTCAAGGCTGTCAACTGCAGGGAGGGCAAGCTGGTAGCAAAGCGCAGGGCCTACATGATGGACGACCTGGAACTAATAGGCTTGGACTACCTTTGGAGG GTGGTAATTCAAGGAAGTGATGACATTGCCAGCCGGGCCATAGACCTGCTGAAAGAGATCTACACCAACCTTGGACCAAAACTACAAGTTAATCAG GTCGAAATTCATGAAGATTTCATCCAGTCATGTTTTGACCGTCTGAAGGCTTCCTATGACACCCTGTGTGTGTTAGATGGAGACAAGGACAGCATCAACTGCGCCCGTCAGGAAGCTATCCGCATGGTGCGGGTTCTCACTGTGCTCAAGGAGTACATCAATGAGTGTGACAGTGACTACCATGAGGAGAGGACTATACTGCCTATGTCAAG AGCTTTCCGTGGGAAGCATATCACACTGATCGTCCGTTTCCCAAACCAGGGCCGTCAGGTAGACGATTTGGATATCTGGTCGCACACCAATGACACAATTGGGTCGGTTCGGCGTGGCATCCTCAACAGAATCAAAGCTAATGCTGCACATACCAAGATTGAGCTCTTTATTGGTGGGGAGGTTGTTGATCCAGCTGATGACAGGAAGCTGATTGGACAGCTCAATTTGAAGGACAAAACG CTCATCACAGCCAAGCTGACGCAGGTGAGTGCCAACATGCCCTCAAGCCCCGACAGCTCCTCGGACTCATCCACTGGCTCTCCTGGTAACCACGGCAACCACTACAGCGATGGGCCAAACCCTGAGGTGGAGAGCTGTCTTCCTGGTGTG ATTATGTCGCTGCATCTGCGCTACATCTCCTTCCTGTGGCAGGTGGCTGATCTGGGCTGCAACCTCAACATGCCTCTCCTTAGAGATGGAGCTCGAGTTCTCATGAAACTCATGCCCCCAG ACAACACTACAGTGGAGAATCTGCGAGCTGTGTGTTTGGACCACGCTAAGCTCGGTGAAAACAGCCTCAGTCCTTCACTCGACTCACGCTTCTTTGGCCCATCGCCCTCACAAGTGCTCTACCTCATTGAG GTTGTTTATGCTTTGCTGATGCCAGCCAGTGCCACTCTGGGTGAGGATGCCAGCGACTTCCAGTACAACTTCTTGAAAAGTGGTGGGCTACCCCTGGTGCTGAGCATGCTCACCAGGAACAACTTCCTCCCATCGGCGGACATGGAGACTAGGCGTGGGGCTTACCTCAATGCACTGAAGATCGCAaagctcctcctcactgctgtagGCTTTGGGCATGTGAAGGCTGTGGCCGAGGCCTGCCAGCCCAACGCTGAGGGAAACATTCCCGTCTCACCG ATTAATCAGGCCACTCATGACCAGGCCCTGGTCCTCCAGAGCGCCCTGCAAAACATCCCAAACCCTGCCTCAGAATGCATGCTGCGCAATGTAGCCATCCGCCTGGCCCAGCAGATTTCTGATGAAGTAACAGAAAAT AATTTCTTCCAGGCATCAAAGTACATCCCAGACATCTGTGTGATCCGAGCGGTCCAGAAAATAGTGTGGGCATCAGGCTGTGGTACAGTGCAGCTTGTCTTCAGTTCAAACGAAGAAATCAGCAAGATATATGAAAAG ACAAATGCAGCTAAGGAGCCAGATGGGGAAGATGAGCAGGTGTGTTGCGAGGCCCTGGAAGTGATGACACTGTGTTTTGCCCTCATGCCCACGGCTCTGGACACGCTCAGTAAAGAAAAGGCTTGGCAGACCTTTATCATAGACTTGCTGCTACACTGTCACAGCAA ATCTGTGCGTCAAATGGCCCAGGAGCAGTTTTTCCTCATGGCAACTAGGTGCTGTATGGGCCACCgacctctcctcttctttatcaccctcctcttcactgtgcTGGGG AGTACAGCCAAGGAGCGAGCCAAACATGCTGGAGACTACTTCACTTTACTTAGACATCTTCTGAACTATGCCTATAACAGCAACATCAACCTGCCAAATGCTGAGGTGCTCCTCAACAATGAGATCGACTGGCTGAAAAGGATAAGG GATGAGGTtaagaggacaggagagaccGGTGTGGAGGAGACCATCCTGGAGGGCCACCTTGGAGTCACCAAAGAGCTTTTAGCCTTCCAGACACCAGAAAAGAAATATTATATCGGCTGTGAGAAAGGAGGAGCAAACCTCATTAAG GAGCTGATTGATGACTTCATCTTCCCAGCATCTAATGTGTACTTGCAGTACATGAAGAGTGGGGAGTTCCCCACAGAGCAAGCCATTCCAGTTTGCAGCACCCCTGCTTCCATCAACGCCGGCTTTGAGCTCCTGGTAGCACTGGCTGTGGGCTGTGTCCGCAACCTCAAGCAAATAGTGGACACCCTAACTGATATGTACTACTTAG GTTGTGAGACACTGACAGAGTGGGAGTACTTGCCTCCAGTGGGGCCACGGCCCAACAAAGGCTTTGTAGGTTTAAAGAACGCCGGGGCCACCTGTTATATGAACTCTGTCATTCAGCAGCTGTACATGATCCCTCCAATCCGCAATGGCATCCTAGCCATTGAGGGCACAGGCACTGATGTGGATGATGACATGTCAGGGGATGAGAAGCAGGAGAATGAG AGTAACGTGGACCCTCGTGATGAGGTGTTCAGCTACCACCATCAGTTTGATGACAAACCTTCCAGTAAGTCAGAGGACAGGAAAGAGTACAACATTGGGGTACTCCGTCATCTGCAAGTCATTTTTGGACACCTGGCTGCATCCAGACTGCAGTACTATGTTCCAAGGGGATTCTGGAAACAATTCAG GTTATGGGGTGAGCCGGTGAACTTGCGGGAGCAGCATGATGCTCTGGAGTTTTTCAACTCTTTGGTGGACAGTCTGGATGAAGCTCTAAAAGCCCTGGGCCACCCTGCCATGCTCAGCAAGGTGCTGGGGGGGTCCTTTGCTGACCAGAAGATCTGTCAGGGATGCCCCCACAG GTATGAGTGTGAAGAGTCGTTCACAACACTCAATGTAGACATCAGAAATCACCAGAACCTGTTGGACTCCATGGAGCAGTATGTTAAAGGAGATCTGCTTGAGGGGGCCAATGCCTACCACTGTGAGAAGTGTAATAAGAAG GTGGACACAGTGAAGCGCCTCCTGATTAAGAAGCTGCCGCCTGTCCTGGCCATCCAGCTGAAGCGCTTTGACTATGACTGGGAGAGGGAGTGTGCCATCAAGTTTAATGACTACTTTGAGTTCCCCAGGGAGCTGGACATGGAGCCATACACTGTAGCTGGTGTGGCCAAGCTGGAGGGCGATGACGTCAACCCGGAGAACCAGGTCATCCAACAGAACGAGCCCTCTGAGCCCACACCTCCAGGCAGCTCGAAGTATCGTCTGGTGGGAGTGCTGGTCCACTCAGGCCAGGCCAGCGGCGGACACTACTATTCCTACATAATCCAGAGGAATGGGGGTGACGGCGAGAAGAACCGCTGGTATAAGTTCGATGATGGTGATGTGACTGAGTGCAAGATggacgatgaggaggagatgaagaaccAGTGCTTTGGAGGAGAATACATGGGCGAGGTGTTTGATCATATGATGAAAAGGATGTCGTACCGCAGGCAGAAGCGCTGGTGGAATGCCTACATCCTATTCTATGAGCGTATGGACTCATTGGACAAGGACAGCGAGCTTGTCAAATACATCTCGGAGTTGACCATCTCCTCCACCAAGCCGCATCAGGTCAAGATGCCTGGTGTCATCGAGTGCAGCGTCCGCAAGCAGAACGTCCAATTCATGCACAACCGAATGCAATACAGCCTGGAATATTTCCAGTTCATTAAGAAACTTCTGACCTGTAACAGTGTCTATTTAAACCCTCCTCCAG GACAAGACCATCTTCTGCCAGAGGCAGAGGAGATTGCTATGATAAGTGCTCAGCTGGCtgccaggtttctcttcagcacagGTTTTCACACCAAGAAAGTAGTACGGGGTCCTGCCAGTGACTG GTACGATGCCCTCTGCATCCTGCTGAGACACAGTAAGAATGTACGCTATTGGTTTGCACACAACGTTCTGTTTGCGTACCCCAACCGGTTCTCGGAATACCTGCTTGAGTGCCCGAGTGCTGAGGTCCGTGGGGCCTTTGCCAAGCTCATCGTCTTCATCGCTCACTTCTCCCTGCAAGACGGCCCCTGCCCCTCCCCCACCGCCTCGCCTGGACCCTCTGCTCAG GGCTGTGATAACCTCAGTCTAAGTGACCACCTGTTGAGAGCTGTACTCAACTTGCTCAGAAGAGAGGTCTCTGAACACGGCCGTCACCTGCAGCAGTACTTCAACCTCTTTGTTATGTATGCCAATCTGG GCTTGGCAGAAAAGACCCAGCTATTGAAGCTGAATGTCCCTGCCACTTTCATGTTGGTCGCTCTGGATGAGGGTCCCGGCCCTCCCATTAAGTACCAGTACGCTGAGCTGGGCAAGCTCTACACTGTGGTCTCACAGCTGGTTCGTTGCTGTGATGTCTCCTCACGCATGCAGTCCTCCATCAATG GTAACCCTCCTCTCCCTAACCCGTATGGTGACACCAACCTGACGGCCCCAGTGATGCCTGTGCAACAGCTGGTGGCAGAGATCCTGTTTGTGAGGACCAGCTACGTGAAGAAGATCATCGAGGactgcagcaactctgaggAGACTGTGAAGCTGCTTCGCTTCAGCTGCTGGGAGAACCCTCAGTTCTCCTCCACTGTGCTCAGTGAGCTGCTCTGGCAG GTGGCGTACTCCTACACCTATGAGCTGAGGCCTTACCTGGACTTGCTGCTACAAATCCTGCTCATTGAGGACTCCTGGCAGACACACAG GATCCACAATGTGCTCAAGGGCATTCCCGACGACCGAGATGGGCTTTTTGACACCATCCAGCGCTCCAAGAACCACTACCAGAAACGGGCATACCAGTGCATTAAGTGCATGGTGGCTCTCTTTAGCAACTGCTCTGTGGCTTACCAGATTCTACAG AGTAATGGTGACCTGAAGCGAAAGTGGACGTGGGCAGTGGAGTGGTTAGGGGACGAGCTGGAGAGGAGGCCATACACAGGGAACCCCCAGTACACCTACAACAACTGGTCCCCTCCAGTTCAGAGCAACGAGACATCCAACGGCTATTTCCTGGAGCGGTCACACAGTGCACGTATGACTCTGGCCAAAGCCTGTGAACTTTGTCCTGAGGAG CTCAAGTGTACTCAGGGAATCCCAGGGAAG GAGCCAGATGAACAGGAAGCACCTGATGATCAAGACTCCTCCCCACCTGAGGACACCTCTCTGTACCCACATTCTCCTGGAACCACCCAGTTTCAGCAG AACAACCACCCCCACGGGCAGCCGTACACCGGGCCCGCCGCTCAGCACATGAACAACCCCCAACGTCCTGGTCCTGCCTCTGCCCCGACTCCAGGTCCCACCCAGACCCCCGCCCCTGCCCCTGGTCCCACTCCTGGTCCAGGCCCGCGAGCACAAGAGAACTGGGAGAGCACCGAGGAGGTCGCCCCCGCCCCCACCTCGACCCCAGCACCTGCCCCGCCTAAGGAGTAA